In Ostrea edulis chromosome 6, xbOstEdul1.1, whole genome shotgun sequence, a single window of DNA contains:
- the LOC125646716 gene encoding beta-mannosidase-like isoform X2, whose product MSAYSAAAFFGLVSISAGVITTNLNGIWVVTDEQKNINITGEVPGSMYTALMDHNVIQDPYYRDNDLKYRWIGLDNWAYSRVFNVTVDMMSMMNVQLVCEGLDTFATVTINGHLVGETNNMFVRYVMDIKPYIREGENMILVSFKSAVQQAQSLAANYSYLVPPACPIPQINGECHVNMIRKEQCSLGWGFGPSFPTQGIWRDIYIESYNTTTIRSFTAETLKDTNGSWVIDAEVHMDVPYGATVEGLIEIQLDITSIGSKQNVSLTHRDNKVTLRVNIDENLDIEEWWPNGYGAQRLYKLYAFFTSVDGHSMSGKKLTIGFKTVELVQEFVSGDPNQGRSFYFKINGVPIFLKGSNWIPADSFQERVTIKSIRHHLKSARDVHINAIRVWGGGVYESDDFYDLADELGIMIWQDFMFGCAMYPRDPQFLFTVREEITQQVRRLKSHASLLLWSGNNENEKALRQNWYYTDVNFTLYYNDYVALYHDTIQPIVQTEDTIHPFIMSSPSNGMESLQEGFVAKEPWSELYGDIHDYRYLDPFFDESVYRVPRLASEYGLQSLPSYETLAKVYAEEDLDFWSDMSEHRQRQPFGNVQMMTEVILYLNLPNAPDKKQKFKDTIYVTQIDHAIAMKTETEHYRRWQNRIDEKGRGNTMGAMYWQLNDIWQGPTWASIEYGGKWKMLHYYAQHFFSPLLVSPYEENGEVKVYICADETKIHAVRHAHTHHIQFELADHYRSGVLFGTIPHSNHHPIQHAVGPSGTLYVSLYSWDSMDSMYTWTQPFQMNTTSQLVFSANIDNMLGEAGCIRRQNCFLYYHLGNPQTGPVAWQPLSIFQSAIGLQKANIRAIGC is encoded by the exons ATGTCGGCCTACAGTGCAGCAGCATTTTTTGGCTTGGTTTCAATAAGTGCCGGTGTCATAACAACCAATTTGAATGGAATTTGGGTGGTGACCGATGAACAAA AGAATATAAATATTACGGGTGAAGTTCCTGGCAGTATGTACACAGCATTGATGGATCACAACGTCATCCAGGATCCATATTACCGTGACAACGACCTCAAGTATCGCTGGATCGGACTAGACAACTGGGCGTATAGCAGGGTATTTAATG TGACAGTGGACATGATGTCGATGATGAACGTTCAGTTGGTGTGTGAAGGACTGGACACGTTTGCCACAGTCACCATTAATGGCCATCTGGTGGGAGAGACCAACAACATGTTTGTCAGATACGTGATGGACATCAAACCTTACATCAGA GAGGGGGAGAACATGATCCTTGTGTCATTTAAGTCAGCAGTCCAGCAGGCCCAGAGTTTGGCAGCCAACTACAGCTACCTGGTGCCCCCTGCTTGTCCTATCCCCCAGATCAACGGGGAGTGTCATGTCAACATGATCAGAAAGGAGCAGTGTTCATTAGGCTGGGGCTTTGGACCTTCCTTTCCAACCCAGGGGATCTG GCGAGATATTTACATAGAGTCTTACAATACAACAACCATTCGTTCTTTCACTGCAGAGACTCTTAAAG ACACTAATGGATCATGGGTAATTGATGCTGAGGTACACATGGATGTCCCGTATGGAGCGACAGTTGAgggtttgattgaaattcagttGGACATTACATCCATTGGAAGTAAACAGAATGTCTCTCTAACACACCGGGACAATAAAGTGACACTGAGAGTCAACATCGACGAG AACTTGGACATTGAAGAGTGGTGGCCCAATGGCTATGGGGCCCAGCGTTTGTACAAACTCTATGCCTTCTTCACCAGTGTTGATGGCCACAGCATGTCAGGCAAAAAACTTACCATTGGATTCAAAACTGTGGAATTGGTGCAGGAGTTTGTGTCTGGAGATCCAAATCAAG GTAGATCCttttacttcaaaattaatGGTGTCCCCATTTTCCTCAAGGGCAGCAATTGGATTCCAGCTGACAGTTTTCAGGAGAGGGTCACAATAAAGAGCATACGCCACCATCTGAAGTCAGCAAGAGATGTCCACATAAATGCCATCAGAGTCTGGGGAGGAGGG GTGTATGAGTCTGATGACTTTTATGATCTTGCTGATGAGCTAGGAATCATGATCTGGCAGGATTTTATGTTCGGATGCGCTATGTATCCCAGAGACCCACAATTTCTTTTCACTGTGCGCGAGGAAATTACACAGCAG gTCAGAAGACTGAAGTCTCATGCCTCTCTGCTTCTGTGGAGTGGGAATAACGAGAATGAGAAAGCTCTACGACAAAACTG GTATTACACTGATGTAAATTTTACACTGTATTACAATGACTATGTGGCTCTGTACCACGATACGATTCAGCCCATCGTACAAACGGAGGACACCATTCACCCGTTCATCATGTCCAGCCCCAGTAATGGGATGGAGAGTCTTCAGGAGGGATTCGTTGCCAAAGAACCGTGGAGTGAGCTCTACGGAGACA TTCACGATTATCGTTATCTGGACCCGTTTTTTGACGAGAGCGTGTACCGAGTTCCTCGACTGGCATCAGAGTACGGACTTCAGTCTCTGCCGTCCTACGAAACCTTGGCAAAAGTTTATGCCGAAGAAGACCTGGATTTCTGGTCGGACATGAGTGAGCATCGGCAACGTCAACCATTTG GTAACGTCCAGATGATGACAGAGGTGATCCTTTACCTTAACCTTCCCAATGCCCCAGACAAAAAACAGAAGTTTAAGGACACCATATATGTCACACAG ATTGATCATGCTATTGCCATGAAAACTGAGACAGAACATTACAGACGCTGGCAGAACAGAATAGATGAGAAGGGGCGGGGCAACACGATGGGGGCAATGTACTGGCAGCTGAATGACATATGGCAGGGGCCCACCTGGGCTTCCATAG AATATGGTGGAAAATGGAAAATGCTGCATTACTATGCACAACACTTTTTCTCCCCCTTGCTTGTCTCACCTTATGAGGAAAATGGAGAGGTCAAAGTTTACATCTGTGCAGATGAGACGAAAATTCATGCAGTGAGACATGCCCACACACACCACATACAATTTGAACTGGCTGATCACTACAGATCTGGAGTCTTGTTTGGCACAATTCCCCATAGTAACCATCACCCTATCCAGCATGCTGTGGGACCCTCTGGGACATTGTACGTGTCTCTGTACTCATGGGACAGCATGGACTCTATGTACACCTGGACACAACCATTCCAG ATGAATACGACTTCACAGCTGGTGTTTTCTGCAAACATAGACAACATGTTAGGAGAGGCTGGCTGTATCCGACGACAAAACTGCTTTCTATATTATCACCTTGGCAATCCACAAACTGGCCCAGTTGCCTGGCAACCACTGTCAATATTCCAGAGTGCGATAGGATTACAGAAAGCCAATATACGG GCCATCGGATGTTGA
- the LOC125646716 gene encoding beta-mannosidase-like isoform X1 — protein sequence MSAYSAAAFFGLVSISAGVITTNLNGIWVVTDEQKNINITGEVPGSMYTALMDHNVIQDPYYRDNDLKYRWIGLDNWAYSRVFNVTVDMMSMMNVQLVCEGLDTFATVTINGHLVGETNNMFVRYVMDIKPYIREGENMILVSFKSAVQQAQSLAANYSYLVPPACPIPQINGECHVNMIRKEQCSLGWGFGPSFPTQGIWRDIYIESYNTTTIRSFTAETLKDTNGSWVIDAEVHMDVPYGATVEGLIEIQLDITSIGSKQNVSLTHRDNKVTLRVNIDENLDIEEWWPNGYGAQRLYKLYAFFTSVDGHSMSGKKLTIGFKTVELVQEFVSGDPNQGRSFYFKINGVPIFLKGSNWIPADSFQERVTIKSIRHHLKSARDVHINAIRVWGGGVYESDDFYDLADELGIMIWQDFMFGCAMYPRDPQFLFTVREEITQQVRRLKSHASLLLWSGNNENEKALRQNWYYTDVNFTLYYNDYVALYHDTIQPIVQTEDTIHPFIMSSPSNGMESLQEGFVAKEPWSELYGDIHDYRYLDPFFDESVYRVPRLASEYGLQSLPSYETLAKVYAEEDLDFWSDMSEHRQRQPFGNVQMMTEVILYLNLPNAPDKKQKFKDTIYVTQIDHAIAMKTETEHYRRWQNRIDEKGRGNTMGAMYWQLNDIWQGPTWASIEYGGKWKMLHYYAQHFFSPLLVSPYEENGEVKVYICADETKIHAVRHAHTHHIQFELADHYRSGVLFGTIPHSNHHPIQHAVGPSGTLYVSLYSWDSMDSMYTWTQPFQMNTTSQLVFSANIDNMLGEAGCIRRQNCFLYYHLGNPQTGPVAWQPLSIFQSAIGLQKANIRVTNVAMVQKEQVFNITITTNAIAPFVWLDTPGIQGRFSDNGFLMVQSTMHLQYFAWELVDLKTLDNSITIKSLMDIYY from the exons ATGTCGGCCTACAGTGCAGCAGCATTTTTTGGCTTGGTTTCAATAAGTGCCGGTGTCATAACAACCAATTTGAATGGAATTTGGGTGGTGACCGATGAACAAA AGAATATAAATATTACGGGTGAAGTTCCTGGCAGTATGTACACAGCATTGATGGATCACAACGTCATCCAGGATCCATATTACCGTGACAACGACCTCAAGTATCGCTGGATCGGACTAGACAACTGGGCGTATAGCAGGGTATTTAATG TGACAGTGGACATGATGTCGATGATGAACGTTCAGTTGGTGTGTGAAGGACTGGACACGTTTGCCACAGTCACCATTAATGGCCATCTGGTGGGAGAGACCAACAACATGTTTGTCAGATACGTGATGGACATCAAACCTTACATCAGA GAGGGGGAGAACATGATCCTTGTGTCATTTAAGTCAGCAGTCCAGCAGGCCCAGAGTTTGGCAGCCAACTACAGCTACCTGGTGCCCCCTGCTTGTCCTATCCCCCAGATCAACGGGGAGTGTCATGTCAACATGATCAGAAAGGAGCAGTGTTCATTAGGCTGGGGCTTTGGACCTTCCTTTCCAACCCAGGGGATCTG GCGAGATATTTACATAGAGTCTTACAATACAACAACCATTCGTTCTTTCACTGCAGAGACTCTTAAAG ACACTAATGGATCATGGGTAATTGATGCTGAGGTACACATGGATGTCCCGTATGGAGCGACAGTTGAgggtttgattgaaattcagttGGACATTACATCCATTGGAAGTAAACAGAATGTCTCTCTAACACACCGGGACAATAAAGTGACACTGAGAGTCAACATCGACGAG AACTTGGACATTGAAGAGTGGTGGCCCAATGGCTATGGGGCCCAGCGTTTGTACAAACTCTATGCCTTCTTCACCAGTGTTGATGGCCACAGCATGTCAGGCAAAAAACTTACCATTGGATTCAAAACTGTGGAATTGGTGCAGGAGTTTGTGTCTGGAGATCCAAATCAAG GTAGATCCttttacttcaaaattaatGGTGTCCCCATTTTCCTCAAGGGCAGCAATTGGATTCCAGCTGACAGTTTTCAGGAGAGGGTCACAATAAAGAGCATACGCCACCATCTGAAGTCAGCAAGAGATGTCCACATAAATGCCATCAGAGTCTGGGGAGGAGGG GTGTATGAGTCTGATGACTTTTATGATCTTGCTGATGAGCTAGGAATCATGATCTGGCAGGATTTTATGTTCGGATGCGCTATGTATCCCAGAGACCCACAATTTCTTTTCACTGTGCGCGAGGAAATTACACAGCAG gTCAGAAGACTGAAGTCTCATGCCTCTCTGCTTCTGTGGAGTGGGAATAACGAGAATGAGAAAGCTCTACGACAAAACTG GTATTACACTGATGTAAATTTTACACTGTATTACAATGACTATGTGGCTCTGTACCACGATACGATTCAGCCCATCGTACAAACGGAGGACACCATTCACCCGTTCATCATGTCCAGCCCCAGTAATGGGATGGAGAGTCTTCAGGAGGGATTCGTTGCCAAAGAACCGTGGAGTGAGCTCTACGGAGACA TTCACGATTATCGTTATCTGGACCCGTTTTTTGACGAGAGCGTGTACCGAGTTCCTCGACTGGCATCAGAGTACGGACTTCAGTCTCTGCCGTCCTACGAAACCTTGGCAAAAGTTTATGCCGAAGAAGACCTGGATTTCTGGTCGGACATGAGTGAGCATCGGCAACGTCAACCATTTG GTAACGTCCAGATGATGACAGAGGTGATCCTTTACCTTAACCTTCCCAATGCCCCAGACAAAAAACAGAAGTTTAAGGACACCATATATGTCACACAG ATTGATCATGCTATTGCCATGAAAACTGAGACAGAACATTACAGACGCTGGCAGAACAGAATAGATGAGAAGGGGCGGGGCAACACGATGGGGGCAATGTACTGGCAGCTGAATGACATATGGCAGGGGCCCACCTGGGCTTCCATAG AATATGGTGGAAAATGGAAAATGCTGCATTACTATGCACAACACTTTTTCTCCCCCTTGCTTGTCTCACCTTATGAGGAAAATGGAGAGGTCAAAGTTTACATCTGTGCAGATGAGACGAAAATTCATGCAGTGAGACATGCCCACACACACCACATACAATTTGAACTGGCTGATCACTACAGATCTGGAGTCTTGTTTGGCACAATTCCCCATAGTAACCATCACCCTATCCAGCATGCTGTGGGACCCTCTGGGACATTGTACGTGTCTCTGTACTCATGGGACAGCATGGACTCTATGTACACCTGGACACAACCATTCCAG ATGAATACGACTTCACAGCTGGTGTTTTCTGCAAACATAGACAACATGTTAGGAGAGGCTGGCTGTATCCGACGACAAAACTGCTTTCTATATTATCACCTTGGCAATCCACAAACTGGCCCAGTTGCCTGGCAACCACTGTCAATATTCCAGAGTGCGATAGGATTACAGAAAGCCAATATACGG GTTACAAACGTAGCCATGGTACAAAAAGAACAAGTCTTCAACATCACCATCACTACCAATGCCATCGCTCCCTTTGTCTGGCTGGACACGCCTGGAATTCAAGGTCGTTTCTCGGACAACGGCTTCCTTATGGTTCAGTCCACCATGCACCTGCAGTACTTTGCGTGGGAGTTAGTGGACTTGAAGACCTTAGACAATTCTATTACCATCAAATCTCTGATGGACATTTATTACTGA